The proteins below are encoded in one region of Belonocnema kinseyi isolate 2016_QV_RU_SX_M_011 chromosome 5, B_treatae_v1, whole genome shotgun sequence:
- the LOC117172674 gene encoding mediator of RNA polymerase II transcription subunit 31 isoform X1, whose translation MIELLVDNFGDMNATNNEGVTGGVETDDQQRLRFQVELEFVQCLANPNYLNFLAQRNHLKDPNFINYLKYLLYWKEPEYAKYLKYPMCLYFLDLLQHEHFRREVVNSQCTKFIDDQQILLWQHYTRRRTRLLQTAAEQTQNAPPQNNGIIQPKVL comes from the exons ATGATAGAACTTCTTGTCGATAACTTTGGTGACATGAATGCTACTAATAATGAAGGAGTCAcag GAGGAGTTGAAACAGACGATCAGCAGCGATTACGTTTTCAAGTTGAATTGGAGTTTGTCCAATGTCTAGCAAATCCGAATTACTTGAACT ttttagcaCAGCGAAACCACTTGAAAGACCCGAATTTCATAAACTATCTGAAGTACCTCTTATACTGGAAGGAACCTGAATATGCAAAGTACCTAAAGTACCCGATGTGTTTGTACTTTCTTGATTTACTGCAACATGAACATTTCAGGCGCGAAGTCGTCAATTCTCAATGCACGAAATTCATCGACGATCAACAAATTCTCCTATGGCAACATTACACGAGACGCAGGACGCGACTTTTGCAAACTGCAGCAGAACAAACTCAAAATGCCCCGCCACAAAATAATGGAATCATTCAACCCAAGGTTTTGTAA
- the LOC117172674 gene encoding mediator of RNA polymerase II transcription subunit 31 isoform X2, producing MNGGVETDDQQRLRFQVELEFVQCLANPNYLNFLAQRNHLKDPNFINYLKYLLYWKEPEYAKYLKYPMCLYFLDLLQHEHFRREVVNSQCTKFIDDQQILLWQHYTRRRTRLLQTAAEQTQNAPPQNNGIIQPKVL from the exons ATGAACG GAGGAGTTGAAACAGACGATCAGCAGCGATTACGTTTTCAAGTTGAATTGGAGTTTGTCCAATGTCTAGCAAATCCGAATTACTTGAACT ttttagcaCAGCGAAACCACTTGAAAGACCCGAATTTCATAAACTATCTGAAGTACCTCTTATACTGGAAGGAACCTGAATATGCAAAGTACCTAAAGTACCCGATGTGTTTGTACTTTCTTGATTTACTGCAACATGAACATTTCAGGCGCGAAGTCGTCAATTCTCAATGCACGAAATTCATCGACGATCAACAAATTCTCCTATGGCAACATTACACGAGACGCAGGACGCGACTTTTGCAAACTGCAGCAGAACAAACTCAAAATGCCCCGCCACAAAATAATGGAATCATTCAACCCAAGGTTTTGTAA